A window from Sus scrofa isolate TJ Tabasco breed Duroc chromosome 2, Sscrofa11.1, whole genome shotgun sequence encodes these proteins:
- the LOC100521607 gene encoding olfactory receptor 2L8-like, translating into MEKYNQTSTDFILLGLLPPERIGFFLFILIVLIFLMTLFGNLSMILLIILDTQLHTPMYFLLSQLSFMDLNYISTIVPKMAYNYLIGNKSISFIGCGVQSFFFLTLGGAEALILAAMAYDRYVAICFPLHYPIRISRRVCVLMIMGSWIMGSINSCAHTIYILHIPYCRSRAINHFFCDVPAMLTLACMDTWIHEYTVFVSTILFLLLPFIGIACSYGRVLLAVYHMRSDEGKKKAYSTCSTHLTVVTFYYAPFAYTYLRPKFLRAPTEDKALAVFYTILTPILNPLIYSLRNKEVMGALRRVTQRICSVKM; encoded by the coding sequence atggaaaaatataatcaaaCATCAACTGATTTCATCTTATTAGGGTTGTTACCCCCTGAAAgaattggtttctttctttttattctcattgttctcattttcctaatgactctGTTTGGCAACCTCTCCATGATTCTTCTTATCATCCTTGACACCCaactccacacacccatgtattttCTACTCAGTCAACTCTCCTTCATGGACCTGAATTACATCTCCACTATTGTTCCCAAAATGGCCTACAACTATCTTATTGGAAACAAGTCTATCTCCTTCATTGGGTGTGGGGTTCAGAGCTTCTTCTTCTTGACTTTAGGAGGTGCAGAAGCACTGATCTTGGCTGCAATGGCTTATGATCGTTATGTGGCCATTTGCTTTCCTCTTCATTATCCCATCAGAATCAGcagaagagtgtgtgtgttgaTGATAATGGGATCTTGGATAATGGGCTCTATCAACTCCTGTGCCCACACTATATATATCCTCCACATCCCTTATTGCCGATCCAGGGCcatcaatcatttcttctgtgatgtcCCAGCCATGTTGACTTTGGCCTGCATGGACACCTGGATCCATGAGTACACAGTGTTTGTGAGCACCATCCtctttcttttgttgcctttcaTTGGTATTGCATGTTCCTATGGCCGTGTTCTCCTTGCTGTCTATCACATGCGATCAGATGAAGGGAAGAAGAAGGCCTACTCCACCTGCAGCACCCACCTCACTGTGGTGACTTTCTACTATGCACCCTTTGCTTATACTTATCTACGCCCAAAATTTCTTCGTGCTCCAACAGAGGACAAGGCTCTGGCTGTTTTCTATACTATTCTGACACCAATTCTCAATCCTCTTATCTATAGCCTGAGAAACAAGGAAGTGATGGGGGCCCTGAGAAGAGTAACTCAAAGAATCTGCTCTGTGAAAATGTAG